One genomic segment of Impatiens glandulifera chromosome 6, dImpGla2.1, whole genome shotgun sequence includes these proteins:
- the LOC124941166 gene encoding MYB-like transcription factor ETC3 gives MDRRPRKQAKTKTKIKTRKPTCSSEEVSSMEWEFIQMSDEEEDLINRMYRLVGDRWDLIAGRIPGRTAEIIERFWLMRQMKYFEEQRRERRHVLTSAQDE, from the exons ATGGATAGAAGACCCAGAAAGCAAGCCAAGACTAAGACTAAGATTAAGACTAGGAAGCCTACTTGTTCATCAGAAg AGGTAAGCAGCATGGAATGGGAATTCATACAAAtgagtgatgaagaagaggatcTTATCAACAGAATGTATAGGCTAGTAGGAGACAG GTGGGATTTGATAGCTGGCCGAATTCCAGGACGAACTGCGGAGATAATTGAAAGGTTTTGGTTAATGCGAcaaatgaaatattttgaaGAGCAAAGAAGAGAGCGTCGTCATGTGTTAACTTCTGCCCAAGATGAATGA